The DNA segment CGGAAAACCCGTGGGGGGACGCGCCGGTGCGGCGCGTCCCCCCACGGGTTGACGGTGTCTCAGCCCTCGCTGACGCCGAGCCTCTCCAGGATCAGCTCCTTGACGCGGGCCGCGTCGGCCTGGCCGCGGGTGGCCTTCATGACCGCGCCGACCAGGGCGCCGGCCGCGGCCACCTTGCCACCGCGGATCTTGTCCGCGATGCCGGGGTTGCCGGCGATGGCCTCGTCCACGGCGGTGCCGAGCGCCGAGTCGTCGGAGACGACCTTGAGGCCGCGCTTGTCGACGACCTCGTCCGGGGTGCCCTCGCCCGCGAGAACGCCCTCGATGACCTGGCGGGCCAGCTTGTCGTTCAGATCGCCCTTCGCGACCAGCTCGGTGACCCGGGCCACCTGCTGCGGGGTGATCGCCAGCTCGTCCAGGGACGTGCCGGACTCGTTGGCGCTGCGTGCCAGTTCACCCATCCACCACTTGCGGGCGGAGGCCGCGTCGGCCCCGGACTCGATGGTGGCGACGATCGGGTCCAGCGCGCCGGCGTTCAGGATCGCCTGCATCTCCGTCGCGGAGATGCCCCAGTCGGCGAGCAGCCGGGTACGGCGCACCAGCGGCAGCTCGGGCAGCGCCGCGCGGATCTCCTCGACCCACGCGCGCGCGGGCGCGACGGGGACCAGGTCGGGCTCCGGGAAGTACCGGTAGTCCTCGGCCTCCTCCTTCACGCGGCCCGAGGTCGTCGACCCGGTGTCCTCGTGGAAGTGGCGGGTCTCCTGGACGATGCTGCCGCCGGAGGAGAGCACGGCCGCGTGCCGCATGACCTCGAAGCGGGCCGCCCGCTCCACCGAGCGCAGCGAGTTGACGTTCTTCGTCTCCGAGCGGGTGCCGAACTTCTCGGCGCCCTTGGGCATCAGCGACAGGTTCACGTCGCAGCGCATCTGGCCCATCTCCATGCGGGCCTCGGACACGCCGAGGGCACGGATGACCTCGCGCAGCTCGCGCACGTACGCCTTGGCCACCTCGGGGGCGCGCTCGCCGGCGCCCACGATCGGCTTGGTGACGATCTCGATGAGCGGGATGCCGGCGCGGTTGTAGTCCAGCAGGGAGTGGGACGCGCCGTGGATACGGCCGGTGGCGCCGCCGACGTGCGTCGACTTGCCGGTGTCCTCCTCCATGTGGGCGCGCTCGATCTCCACGCGGAAGGTCTCGCCGTCCTCCAGCTGCACGTCGAGGTAGCCGTCGAAGGCGATCGGCTCGTCGTACTGGGAGGTCTGGAAGTTCTTCGGCATGTCCGGATAGAAGTAGTTCTTCCGGGCGAAGCGGCACCATTCGGCGATCGAGCAGTTCAGCGCGAGGCCGATCCGGACGGCCGACTCGACGCCGGTCGCGTTGACGACCGGGAGCGCGCCGGGCATGCCGAGGCAGACGGGGCAGGTCTGCGAGTTGGGCTCGGCGCCCAGCTCCGTGGAGCACCCGCAGAACATCTTGGTCTTGGTGCCGAGTTCGACATGGACCTCGAGGCCCATGACGGGGTCGTACGACGCCAGCGCGTCCTCGTACGACACCAGGTCGGTCGTGGTGGTCACGGTGAAAACTTCCCTCTCAGCCCAGCAGGACGTCGTCGTCGCCCAGCCGCTTCAGCTCGCGGTAGAGGATCGCGAGGCCGGTCACGATCGCGGCGGCGGAGACCGCGGCGTCGATCAGCCGCAGCGTGTCGTGCTCGGCGCGGGCCTTCTTGATCTGCTTGGTGACACCGATCGCGCCGAACGCGGTGGTGACCATGGACAGGTACGTACCGGACTTGGACCTCTTGAAGTCCTTGGCCTTGGACAGCTTGCTCACAGCGACGGAGCCTCCTCAAGCAGCGGGTGTCCCCACTTTTCCACGAAGGCGGCCTCGACGGCGGCGCCCACCTTGTACAGACGGTCGTCCTGCATCGCCGGGGCGATGATCTGCAGGCCCACCGGGAGATTGTCCTCCGGGGCGAGACCGCAGGGCAGGGACATGGCCGCGTTGCCCGCCAGGTTGGTCGGGATGGTGCACAGATCCGCGAGGTACATCGCCATCGGGTCGTCGGCGCGCTCGCCGATCGCGAAGGCGGTGGTCGGGGTGGTCGGGGAGACGATCACGTCGACCTGCTCGAACGCCTTCTCGAAGTCCCGCGTGATGAGGGTGCGGACCTTCTGCGCGGAGCCGTAGTAGGCGTCGTAGTAGCCGCTCGACAGCGCGTACGTGCCGAGCATGATACGGCGCTTGACCTCGGGGCCGAAGCCGGCCTCGCGGGTCAGGGAGGTGACCTCCTCGGCCGAGTGCGCGCCGTCGTCGCCGGTCCGCAGGCCGTAGCGCAGGCCGTCGAAGCGGGCGAGGTTGGAGGAGCACTCCGAGGGCGCGATCAGGTAGTACGCCGACAGCGCGAGGTCGAAGGACGGGCAGTCCAGCTCGACGATCTCGGCGCCCAGCTCCTTCAGCAGCTCGACGGACTCGTCGAAGCGCTGGATGACGCCGGCCTGGTAGCCCTCGCCGCGGAACTGCTTGACGACGCCGACGCGCATGCCCGCCACGCTGCCGTTGCGGGCGGCCTCGACCACCGGCGGCACCGGGGCGTCGATGGAGGTGGAGTCCATCGGGTCGTGGCCGGCGATGACCTCGTGCAGCAGGGCCGCGTCCAGGACCGTACGGGCGCAGGGGCCGCCCTGGTCGAGGGAGGAGGAGAAGGCGACCATGCCGAAGCGGGAGACCGCGCCGTACGTCGGCTTCACGCCGACGGTGCCGGTGACGGCGGCCGGCTGGCGGATGGAGCCGCCGGTGTCGGTGCCGATGGCGAGCGGAGCCTCGTAGGAGGCGAGCGCGGCGGAGGAGCCGCCGCCGGAGCCGCCGGGGATCTTGGTGAGGTCCCAGGGGTTGCCGGTCGGGCCGTAGGCGCTGTTCTCGGTGGAGGACCCCATGGCGAACTCGTCCATGTTGGTCTTGCCGAGGATGACGACGTCGGCGGCCTTGAGGCGCTTGGTGAGCGTCGCGTCGTACGGCGGGATCCAGCCTTCGAGGATCTTCGAGCCGACGGTCGTGGGCACGCCCTCGGTGGTGAAGATGTCCTTGAGCGCGAGCGGGACGCCGGCCAGCGGGCCGAGCTGCTCGCCGCGGGCCCGCTTCTCGTCCACGGCGCGGGCCTGGGCGAGGGCGCCCTCGCGGTCGACGTGCAGGAAGGCGTGCACCTTCTCGTCGACGGCCTCGATGCGGGCGAGGTGGGCCTCGGTGACCGCGACCGCCGTCAGCTCGCCGGAGGCGATCTTCTCGGCGATCTGCGCGGCCGTGAGCTTGATGATGTTGTCCGTCATGGTCACTCCTCCCCCAGGATCTGCGGCACCTTGAAACGCTGCTGTTCCTGGGCGGGGGCGCCGGAGAGCGCCTGCTCGGGGGTGAGCGAGGGACGGACCTCGTCCGCCCGCATGACGTTCGTCAGCGGGAGCGGGTGCGAGGTCGGCGGTACGTCTTGGTCGGCGACCTCACTGACGCGGGCGACCGCGCCGATGATGTCGTCGAGCTGGCCGGCGAAGTGGTCGAGTTCTTCGGGCTTCAGCTCCAGACGCGCCAGCCGGGCGAGGTGGGCGACCTCCTCGCGCGTGATGCCAGGCATGCAGCGATCCTCTGGGGTGAGTGCGTGTTGTTTAAGACCCAATCCTATGGGGCGGGGGGCTCGGCCGGTAAACGGTTTGGCCCGGGGGTGTGTGCTCAGGGGTGGCGGGTGTCCCAGGCGGGGCTCTCCAGGAAGTGATTGTCGTACCGCTCCTGTACCTCCAGCAGGCTCTCCGGGGTGAGTTCGCCGAGGCGGATGCGCTGGAGATGGCGGAAGTACTCGAAGCGCTCGACGCCCGGGGCGATGACGACCAGGAGGTCGGCGGTGGCGCCGGGGACGGCGGCGAAGGCATGCGGACGGTCCGGCGGTACGACGATCAGATCGCCGCGCTCGGCGGTGACCACCTCCTCGCCGGAGAGCACCTCGGCGGCGCCGTCCAGCAGATAGAACATCTCGGCGGAGCGGTGGTGCACATGCGGGCGGGCTCCGTCGGCGCCCGCCGCGAGCGTGACGCGCACCGTGGACAGGGCGCCGCCGGTGGCGCTGCTGTCCGCCAGCAGCCGTACGGCGACGGGGTCCTGGCCGACCACCTCGGCCCCGGCCTCCCGCACCAGCGCGGTGTCATCGAACCTCGGCACGAAAAGCGACATGTCCCTCTCCCCACGGTGCGGTGCGATCAGGCCGCGAACAGCAGCGCGGCGCAGACGAGCACAACCGCGGCGGTGGCGGAATGAATCCCGAACGCGACGGCCTTCCGGCCGCCGTGGCGCAGGACGGTCACGGTGTCGAGGAGCGGGACGAGGGCCACGCAGAGCATGAACCACGCCTCGGCGCGCGCGCCGGCGAACGCCAGCAGGGCGAGACCCACCAGGCCGAAGGTGCCGTCCCGGCCGCCCTTGACCGCCAGATAGGCACCGGCGTCGCCCCGGGGGTCGGCGGGGACGCCGTAGCCGGCGGCGGCCGCGGCGGGCTGGAACCAGAACCGGTAGCCGAGGAAGAGGCAGAACAGGTCGAGCAGGACGGCCAGCGTGTACGCGGCGATGGTCATGACGTCTCCCGTTGAGGTGGTTTCCCGCTTCCCACATTTTCTAGCAACGCTAGGAATAGGAGTGACGCTAGCAGAGCGCCGGTAGATTGCCTAGCGTTGCTAGGATTCCGGGTATGACGATCCAGACGCGCAGGGAGCGCGAACGAGCCGAGCGCAGGCAGCTGATCGTGACGGCCGCCCGGGAACTCGCCGAGGCGGAGGGCTGGGACGCGGTGACCACGCGCCGGCTGGCCGCCGAGATCGAGTACAGCCAGCCGGTCCTCTACAGCCACTTCACGGGCAAGGACGCGATCATGGCCGCGGTCGCGGTCGACGGCTGCGCCGACCTGGCGGCGGAGCTACGGGCGGCACGCGCGGACGCGGACGGCGTGCGGGCCGCGCTCACGGCGGTCGCCCGGACCTACACCGCCTTCGCCCGGCGCCGGCCCGCCCTGTACGACGCGATGTTCACCCACCTGGTGGACCTGCCGTTCGCCACCCCGGAGGCGCCGGCCCCGCTCCAGGACGCCTTCGGCGAACTGCTGGCCGCGGTGGCACCGCTCACCACCGAGGAGGACGCCGGCCTGCTGACCGAGACCTTCTGGGCGGCCCTGCACGGACTGGCGACCCTGATGCGCAGCGGCCGGCTGCCGGAGTGGGCGCACGAGCGGCGCCTGGAGCTGCTGGTGGACCGGTTCGCAGGAAAGTAGGGGGAGTTGGCGGGGAGACGGGGACGGGAGCGAGATCGGGGGATCGAGGGGTCGCGGCGGGGGCTGGCGGCCGCCCGCCGTCGCAGGTGGGGCTAGCGGCCGCCCGCTGTCGCCGGCGGGGGGCCGCTGCCGCCCGGGACGGGTACCTCGCCCTCCGGCAGGGGGCGGCGAAGGGGCGAGCCGACGCTGGTCTGGCGGAAGCGCAGCCAGGACGTCGCCTCCTCCGGCGGCATCGCCGCGGCCACCAGCCACCCCTGCACCGCGTCGCAGCCCAGGTCCCGCAACCGCTCCCAGGTCTCGTCGTCCTCCACGCCCTCCGCGACGACGAGCAGCCCGAGGGAGTGCGCGAGGTCGACGGTGCAGCGCACGATCTCCGCGTCCTCGGCGTCCACCGCGAGCCGGGCCACGAACGAGCGGTCGATCTTCAGCTCGCTGACCGGCAGCCGCCGCAGATGCACCAGGGAGGAGTACCCGGTCCCGAAGTCGTCCAGGGACATCTTCACGCCGTGCCCGGTCAGCGCCGCGAGGGTGTCGGCGGCCCGCTGCGGGTCCTCCAGCAGGACGTGCTCGGTGATCTCCAGCTGCAACGCGGCCGCCGGCACCCCGTGCCGGGCCAGCCGCGCGGCGACCGAGCCCGCGAAGCCGGGCGTGTGCACATCGCGCGGCGAGACGTTGACCGCGACCGGCACCCGGATGCCCTGCGCCCGCCAGCGGGCGACCTGTTCGAGGGCGGTCTCCAGGACGTACTCGGTGAGATGGGGCATCAGCCCGGAGGACTCGGCGATCGCGATGAACTCGTCCGGCGGCACCTTCCCGCGCTCGGGGTGCATCCATCGCACCAGCGCCTCGAGGCCCGCGACCTGGCCGTCGAAGCGCACCTTGGGCTGGTAGTGCAGCTGCACCTGGTGCGCGTCCAGCGCCCGGCGCAGATCGCCGAGGAGGCCGAGCCGGTCCGGGGTGTTGGAGTCCCGCTTGGACTCGTAGACCTCGACGCCCGTACGGTCCCGCTTCGCCTGGTACATGGCCACGTCGGCCCGCCGCAGCAGCCCCTCCGCGTCCAGCGCGTGGTCCGGGAAGACGGCGACCCCGGCACTGGCCTCCAGCACGAGGGTGAGGCCGTCGAGGTCGAGCGGGGAGCTGAGGGCGGTCACCAGGCCGCGGGCGACCCGCATCGCCGACGTGATGGAGTCGGCGACGGGCAGTAAGACCGCGAACTCGTCGCCGCCGAGCCGGGCCGCCTCCGCGCCGCGCGGCAGGGCGAGCCGCAGCCGCTCGGCGATCTGCAACAGCAGCCGGTCACCGGCGAGATGACCGAGGGTGTCGTTGACCGAGCGGAAGCGGTCGAGGTCGATCAGCATCAGCGCGGAACGGGCGCCGATGCGGTCGGCGTCGTCCAGCGCGGTCCAGATCCGTTCCTGGAGCCACTGCCGGTTGGGCAGCCCGGTCAGCGGGTCGCGCAGCTGCTCCTCGGCGCGGGCGCGGGCCATCCACAGGGCGGAGTCGAGGGCGATGAGCGGGATGGCGAACAGCGGCAGCAGCACCGGCCGGGCGTCGGCGACCACGCACAGCAGCGGCGCGATGCCGAGCAGCGCCACGGCCACCAGGCCCTGCCGGACCAGCGCGGGCCGGGGCACGCTCGGCAGTCCGTGCTCGCGCGGCGCGGTGAGGTACCACAGCAGGCCGCGGCTGACGGCGAGATAGGCGACGGCGGCCAGCGCGACCTCGGGCACGGTGGCGAGACTCCAACTGGGCGCCCGCCAGGGCTGCTCCACGCTGGGCACCCGGCCGAGCGCGCCGAGCAGCAGGGCGGCCACGCCGATGCCGAGGATGTCCGTCGCGCCGTGCAGCACGCCCTGGCGCCAGCGGTGCCGGCGGGCGATGCCGACCAGGACGACGACGGTCAGGCTGACCATGCCGGCGGGCGCCCAGCCGTAGCGCAGCAGCACGGCGAGGGTGAGGGCGGCGCCCGAGCCGGTGCCGCCCCACCAGCGGGCGCGGCCCAGCATGACGAGGTGGCCGACGATGATCCCGGTGAGCAGGGCCAGCGACCAGCCGGGGGCGCCGCACGGGAAGAGGGCGTGCCGGCCGCCGGAGGCGCGCAGGAAACCGGCGGCCAGGACGAGGCCCGCGGCCGCCGTGACGGCCGCGGGCAGCGCGGGCCAGGGGCCCGGCCGTCCGGACTCCGGCTCGCCGCCGAGGCTGACGCCCGCGCCGGCCAGGCCGGGCGCGGGTTCGATGGCGAGCGGCACCCGGGTGCCCGGCGGGGTGACGGGGCCGGGCGCGGGCGGGCGGACGCGCGGGCGGGCGGGGCCGCCGGCGCGGCCGGGCCGCAGGATCTCCCGCCAGGCGAGCGCGCGGCGGCGCAGGCGCAGCCGTGAGTCCGGGGCGACGCTCTCGGTCGGTTCCATTCCCGTCCCTCTCACAGCCGGCGGTGCCCACGCCACGCGGCCCGATGTCCGACACCATCGACGGCTTCGCGCTGAAGAAATCCTTGCCGCGCCCACGGCGGGCAGGGAAATGTCCCCGTCCGCCGCCGGGCACGGCAGGTGCACAACTCAACACTAGGCCGCGCGGGGCTTCCACGGGCACCGGTCGTCGGCGGTTGCCCGAATGCGCCCGGGGCCACCCGTATGCAACTGGTATGCGCCGAACGGGTGGCCTTCAACCGCTACTCCTCGGTCGGAAGCGCGGCCTCCGTCGCGGCGTCCGGACCCTGCTCCAACAGGACGCCGAATCCGTCCTCATCGAGCACCGGAACCTTCAATTGCATGGCCTTGTCGTATTTCGATCCCGGATTGTCACCGACGACCACGAAAGAGGTCTTCTTCGAAACAGAGCCGGTCACTTTGGCGCCGCGGCTCTGGAGTGCCTCCTTGGCGCCGTCCCGGGTGAAGTTCTCCAGCGTGCCGGTGACCACCACGGTGAGCCCCTCCAGCGGACGCGGACCCTCCGCCTCCCCGCTGACCTGGTCCTCCAGCGGGACGCCCGCGGCCTTCCACTTGCGTACGATCTCGCGGTGCCACTCCTCGGTGAACCACTCCTTGACCGCGGTCGCGATGATGGGGCCGACGCCGTCGGTGGCCGCCAGCTCCTCCTCCGTGGCCTGTTCGATGCGGTCGACCGAGCGGAATTCGCGGGCGAGGGCCTGGGCGGCGACCGGGCCGACGTGCCGGATGGACAGTCCGTTCAGAAAACGGGCCAGCGGACGGGACTTGGCCGCCTCGATGTTCTCCAGCAGCGCCAAAGTGTTCTTCTTCGGCTCGCCCTTCTGATTGGCGAAGACCGTGACGACCTTCTCCTCGCCGGTCTTCGGGTCGCGCTTGGGCAGTCCGCTGTCCGGGTCAAGGACGTACGCCTTGATGGGCAGCAGCTTCTCGACCGTCAGGTCGAAGAGGTCGCCCTCGTCCACCAGCGGCGGCTCGGCCGGCTCCAGCGGACGGGTGAGGGCGGCCGCGGCCACCCCGCCGAAGTGCTCGATGTCCAGGCACTCGCGGCCCGCGAGATAGGAGACCCGCTCGCGCAACTGGGCCGGACAGGTGCGCCCGTTGGGGCAGCGGAGGTCGATGTCGCCCTCCTTCATGGGCCGCAGCGGGGTGCCGCACTCGGGGCACTCGCCGGGCATCACGAACTCCCGCTCGTCGCCGTCGCGCAGGTCGACCACCGGGCCGAGGATCTCCGGGATGACATCGCCGGCCTTGCGGATCACGACGGTGTCGCCGATCAGCACGCCCTTGGCCTTGACGACTTCCTGGTTGTGCAGGGTGGCGAACTCCACCTCGCTGCCCGCGACGGTGACCGGCTCCACCTGGGCGTACGGCGTGACCCGGCCGGTGCGGCCGACGCCCACCTTGATGTCGATGAGCTTGGTGTTGACCTCCTCCGGCGCGTACTTGTAGGCGATGGCCCAGCGGGGGGCGCGCGCGGTGGAGCCGAGGCGGCCCTGGAGGCGGATCTCGTCCAGCTTGATGACGGCGCCGTCGATCTCGTGCTCCACGGAGTGGCGGTTCTCGCCGTCGTAGTGCGCGATGAAGTCCCGGACGCCGTCGAGGCCGTCGACCACCCGGTTGTGCGAGGAGGTGGGCAGGCCCCAGGTCTTGAGCAGGTCGTACGCCTGGGACAGGCGGGTCATGCCGCTGAAGCCCTCCAGGGCGCCGATGCCGTGCACCACCATGTGCAGCGGGCGGGTGGCGGTGACCCGGGGGTCCTTCTGGCGCAGCGAACCGGCCGCCGCGTTGCGCGGGTTGGCGAAGGGCTTGTCGCCGGCCGCGACCAGGCGCTCGTTCAGTTCGAGGAACTTCTCCATCGGGAAGTAGACCTCGCCGCGGATCTCGACCAGGTCGGGGACCTCGTCGGCGCCCAGCCGGTCGGGGATGTCCGCGATCGTCCGCACGTTGGGCGTGATGTCCTCGCCGGTGCGGCCGTCGCCGCGGGTGGCGGCGCGGGTGAGGCGGCCGTGTTCGTACGTGAGGTTGACGGCGAGGCCGTCGACCTTCAGCTCGCACAGGAAGTGGTAGGTCTGGTCGCCGAGTTCGCGGGCGATGCGGTCGGCCCAGGCGGCGAGTTCCTCGTCGTTGAAGGTGTTGTCGAGGGAGAGCATGCGCTGGCGGTGCTCGACCGCGGTGAACTCCGTCGCGTACGACCCCGCCACCTTCTGGGTGGGCGAGTCGGGGGTGCGCAGTTCGGGGTACTGCTCCTCCAGCGCCTCCAGGGACTTCAGGAGCTGGTCGAACTCCGCGTCGCTGACGACGGGAGCGTCCTTCACGTAGTACCGGAAGCGGTGCTCCTCGATCTGCTCCGCCAGCTGCGCGTGCCTGTCGCGCGCCTCGGCGGGCACCGCCGTGGTCTCCGCCTGCTTGTCGCCGGCCACCGTGTTGTCCTCCCGTTACTCTGGGTTGTCCGCGAGGGATCTCGCCGCCCGGACGCAGTGGGCGAGCGCCTGGCGCGCGTAGGCGGGGGAAGCGCCCGCGAGACCGCACGCCGGGGTGAGGGTGACCGCCTCGGCGAGCAGGCCCGGGTGCAAGCCCAGCCTGCGCCACAACGTCCTGACACCCCTGACGCTACCGGCAGGGTCCGACAATGGGCCGTCCGTGCCGGGCACGACACCGGCGAACAGCCGGGTGCCCGCCTCGACGGCCTCACCGATCACGTCGTCGTCACGCTCGGTGAGAAGCGCGAAGTCGAAGGAGACGGCGTCGACGCCGGCCCGGCGCAGCAGCGCGAACGGGACGTCGGGGGCGCAGGAGTGGACGGCGACGGGTCCGTCCGGGTGGGCGCCGACGACGTCGCGCAGGGTGTGCTCGACGAGCTGGCGGTCCACGGCACGGTGGGTGCGGTAGCCGCTGGCGGTGCGGACCTGGCCGCGCAGCACGGCGGTGAGGGAGGGCTCGTCGAGCTGGAGCAGGACGCGGGCGCCGGGGACGCGGCGCCGCACCTCGGCGAGGTGCAGCCGCAGTCCCTCGGCGAGCGAGGCGGCGAGGTCGCGGCAGGCGCCGGGGTCGGACAGGGCGGCCTCGCCGCCTCGCAGTTCCAGGGCGGCGGCGAGCGTCCAGGGCCCGACCGCCTGCACCTTGAGGTCGCCCTCGTACCCCTGGGTGAACTCCTCCAGCGCGTCCAGGTCCTCCCCCAGCCAGGCCCGCGCCCGCCGGGTGTCCCGCCCCGGCCGGTCGCCGATCCGCCAGCCGCTGGGCTCCACCCGCGCGTACAGCTCGACCAGCATCCCGGCGGTCCGGCCGATCATGTCGGCGCCGGGGCCGCGGGCGGGCAGTTCGGGCAGGTACGGGAAGTCCTCGAAGGACCCGGTGACGGTCTTGACGGCCTCCCGGGCGTCCCCGCCGGGCATGGACCCGATCCCGGTGGCCCCGGCGAACCTGAACACGCTGTTTTCGCTCACCGGAGAAGCCTACGGAACCCGCGGGCGCGGCTCGTCCGCCCGTCGTACCGTCGGGCCGGCGACCGGGCGGCACCGTCAGGCCAGCCACCCGGTCGCACCGTCAGGTCAGCGGCCCGGCCGTACCGTCAGATCGTTGACCTCGGCGTCCCGGGGCAGGTCGAGGGCCATCAGGATCGTCGTGGCGACCGACTCGGGGTCGATCCACTTCCCGGCGTCGTACTCCTTGCCCTCCTGCTGGTGCACCTTGGCCTGCATCGGGCTCGCGGTGCGGCCCGGGTAGACGGAGGTGACGCGGACGCCCGCGGCGTGCTCCTCCTGGCGCAGGGCGTCGGCGAGGGCCTTGAGGCCGTGCTTGGCGGCGGCGTAGGCGGCCCAGCCGGCGCCCGCGGCGAGGCCCGCGCCGGAGTTGACGAAGAGGACGTGGCCGCGGGCGGCGCGCAGCTGAGGCAGCAGGAGGCGGGTCAGTTCGGCGGGCGCGACGAGGTTGACGTCGAGCTGGTGGCGCCAGGACTTGGGGGTCAGCTCGCCGACCTCGCCGAGATCCACGACGCCGGCGATGTGCAGCAGGGAGTCCACCCGGTCCGGGAGTGTCTGGTGGGAGAACGCCCAGGAGAGCCGGTCCGGTTCGGCGAGGTCGCCGACCAGGGTGCGGGCCCCGGGAAAGTCCGCGGCCAGTTCCTTCGCGCGGCCCGCGTCCCGCGCGTGCAGCACGAGTTCGTCCCCGCGCGCGTGCAGCCGGCGGGCGAGGGCCGCGCCGATGCCGGAACCGGCCCCGGTGATCACATGTGTAGCCATACCCGCCATGCTCGCATCAGCGGGCGCCGAGCCGCTCCTCCAGGTGGGCGAGCGCCCCGGCCGGCTCCTCGGCGAAGAAGACCAGGTCGGCCAGAGGGCGGGGCAGGAAGCCCTCCTCCTCCATGCGGCGGAACTGCTCGCGCAGCCCGTCGTAGAACCCGGCCGTGTTCAGCAGCACCACCGGCTTCTCGGTGCGGCCGTGCTTCTTCAGCTCCAGGATCTCGGTGGCCTCGTCCAGGGTGCCGGTGCCGCCGACCATGATGACCACGGCGTCGGCCTTCTCCAGGAGCAGCTTCTTGCGCTCGGCGAGGTCGGCGGCGATCACCATCTCGTCGGCGGCGGGCCGGGTCTTGTTGGCCAGGAACTCCACGGACACGCCGACCAGCCGGCCGCCCGCCTCCTCCACCCCGTCGGCGACGACCTTCATCAGGCCGACGTTGGAGCCGCCCCAGACCAGGGTGTGGCCCCCCTTGCCGATCAGCTTCGCGAACTCACGGGCGGGGCCGGTGTACCGCTCGTCGAGGTCGGCGGCGGAGAGGAAGACGCAGATGTTCATGGCTCCTACCGTACGCGGGGAGAACCGGGCGCCGGACGCGGGAAGAACCGGGCGCCCGCCGGCGCTGTCCCGGGTATGGCCCAAGGACACACCATCACCATCGAAGCCGTCGAGCGGCGCGTGCGCGTGGTGCACGGCGACCAGGTGCTCGCGGAGACCGACCGCCCCCTCGTACTGCGCGAGACGGGCTGCCCGGATCGCTACTACATCCCGGCCGAGGACGTGCGCCTCGACCTGCTGACCCCGTCCGGGACCCACACCGTCTGCCCGTTCAAGGGCACGGCGTCCTACTGGTCGCTGCCGGACGCGCCCGACCTGGTCTGGGCGTACCCGGAGCCCAAGGCGGACGTCGCCCCGATCAAGGACCACCTCTGCTTCTACGACGTCGACGTGTCGTGACCGACGAGTCCGCCGTCGTGCGGCAGTCTGCACGGACATGGACAAGAAGACGACTTCCCGCGACGGCACCTCCCTCGCCTACGCGGTGACCGGGCGGGGGCCCGTGGTGATCCTGGTGAGCGGCGCGATGTCCACCGGCGGCACCCTGGCCCCCCTGGCCGAGCGGCTCGCGGACCGGGTGACGGCCGTCGTCTACGACCGCAGGGGCCGCGGCGAGAGCGGCGACACGGCGCCGTACGCGGTGGACCGCGAGGTCGAGGACCTGGCCGCGCTGCTCGACGCGGTGGGCGGAAAGGCCGCGCTGTTCGGCGTCTCCTCCGGCGGCGCGCTGGTGCTCCAGGCGGCGGCGAGCGGGCTGCCCATCACCCGTACGGCGGTGTACGAGGTGCCGTACGCGGACCATCTGGCGGGCGGCGCCGAACGCGAGGCCGCGTACAAGCGGGACCTGGGAGAGGCGCTCGCGGACGGCCGGCGCGGGGCCGCGGTCGAGCTGTTCCTGCGGCTCACCGGACTCGGCGAGGAGATGATCCAGCGCGCCCGCCAGTCCCCCATGTGGCCGGGCCTGGAGGCCGCCGCGCCGAGCCTCGCCCACGACGACGCCGTGCTGGGCGACGGGCTGCTCCCCCGCGCCCGCCTCGCGGCCGTCTCCGTGCCGC comes from the Streptomyces sp. SUK 48 genome and includes:
- the gatB gene encoding Asp-tRNA(Asn)/Glu-tRNA(Gln) amidotransferase subunit GatB, which translates into the protein MTTTTDLVSYEDALASYDPVMGLEVHVELGTKTKMFCGCSTELGAEPNSQTCPVCLGMPGALPVVNATGVESAVRIGLALNCSIAEWCRFARKNYFYPDMPKNFQTSQYDEPIAFDGYLDVQLEDGETFRVEIERAHMEEDTGKSTHVGGATGRIHGASHSLLDYNRAGIPLIEIVTKPIVGAGERAPEVAKAYVRELREVIRALGVSEARMEMGQMRCDVNLSLMPKGAEKFGTRSETKNVNSLRSVERAARFEVMRHAAVLSSGGSIVQETRHFHEDTGSTTSGRVKEEAEDYRYFPEPDLVPVAPARAWVEEIRAALPELPLVRRTRLLADWGISATEMQAILNAGALDPIVATIESGADAASARKWWMGELARSANESGTSLDELAITPQQVARVTELVAKGDLNDKLARQVIEGVLAGEGTPDEVVDKRGLKVVSDDSALGTAVDEAIAGNPGIADKIRGGKVAAAGALVGAVMKATRGQADAARVKELILERLGVSEG
- the gatA gene encoding Asp-tRNA(Asn)/Glu-tRNA(Gln) amidotransferase subunit GatA, producing the protein MTDNIIKLTAAQIAEKIASGELTAVAVTEAHLARIEAVDEKVHAFLHVDREGALAQARAVDEKRARGEQLGPLAGVPLALKDIFTTEGVPTTVGSKILEGWIPPYDATLTKRLKAADVVILGKTNMDEFAMGSSTENSAYGPTGNPWDLTKIPGGSGGGSSAALASYEAPLAIGTDTGGSIRQPAAVTGTVGVKPTYGAVSRFGMVAFSSSLDQGGPCARTVLDAALLHEVIAGHDPMDSTSIDAPVPPVVEAARNGSVAGMRVGVVKQFRGEGYQAGVIQRFDESVELLKELGAEIVELDCPSFDLALSAYYLIAPSECSSNLARFDGLRYGLRTGDDGAHSAEEVTSLTREAGFGPEVKRRIMLGTYALSSGYYDAYYGSAQKVRTLITRDFEKAFEQVDVIVSPTTPTTAFAIGERADDPMAMYLADLCTIPTNLAGNAAMSLPCGLAPEDNLPVGLQIIAPAMQDDRLYKVGAAVEAAFVEKWGHPLLEEAPSL
- the gatC gene encoding Asp-tRNA(Asn)/Glu-tRNA(Gln) amidotransferase subunit GatC, whose amino-acid sequence is MPGITREEVAHLARLARLELKPEELDHFAGQLDDIIGAVARVSEVADQDVPPTSHPLPLTNVMRADEVRPSLTPEQALSGAPAQEQQRFKVPQILGEE
- a CDS encoding cupin domain-containing protein; translation: MSLFVPRFDDTALVREAGAEVVGQDPVAVRLLADSSATGGALSTVRVTLAAGADGARPHVHHRSAEMFYLLDGAAEVLSGEEVVTAERGDLIVVPPDRPHAFAAVPGATADLLVVIAPGVERFEYFRHLQRIRLGELTPESLLEVQERYDNHFLESPAWDTRHP
- a CDS encoding DUF4267 domain-containing protein, with product MTIAAYTLAVLLDLFCLFLGYRFWFQPAAAAAGYGVPADPRGDAGAYLAVKGGRDGTFGLVGLALLAFAGARAEAWFMLCVALVPLLDTVTVLRHGGRKAVAFGIHSATAAVVLVCAALLFAA
- a CDS encoding TetR/AcrR family transcriptional regulator, producing MTIQTRRERERAERRQLIVTAARELAEAEGWDAVTTRRLAAEIEYSQPVLYSHFTGKDAIMAAVAVDGCADLAAELRAARADADGVRAALTAVARTYTAFARRRPALYDAMFTHLVDLPFATPEAPAPLQDAFGELLAAVAPLTTEEDAGLLTETFWAALHGLATLMRSGRLPEWAHERRLELLVDRFAGK